ATATAATGCGGCCGGAAATGAGGACTCCTGCGGTGTGCGTGATCATGTCCTACGTCTTGAGCCAACACTCGAGCCATACAAGGCTGAGTCCGAACCGGTCGATGAGGTGGCTGTATTACTTCTGACGCTCAGGCTCGGCAAGCCTTTTTTTAGGTAGGATCGGGTCAAGACAATCATGACACGGCACTGCGGGGCTACGTAATAAACGGCGCCGAGCTTGCTCGGCGCCCTTTTTGTAGCGGGAGGGCGGTGAGTGCATGGCAGCAGTGCCCCAGTGGCATCCCTTGAAAAGCTCGGGTTTTATCTTCGATTGGGATGGCGTACTGGCCCGGACTAACCTGGACTTCTCGAAGATATATGCCAAATACTTCGACGGTCGCTTTGTGGAGATTCTGGCTGAGATGCCGCTGCTGGCGCCTGAGAAACAGCGGTCTCTGAGCCAGGATATCCGTGATCTGGAGATGGCTGCTGCGGCCCAGGCTACGGCAGTTCGAGGGTGCATGGATGTTCTCCATATATTGGCGGATCGATCCATTCCCTGGGCGGTCGTCTCTCGAAATTGTCGTGAAGCCATGGAGCTTGCTGCACGATCCATGGGTTTTACTCTTCCTGATGCGACGTTTCACCGCGACAGCGGCCCAGTCAAGCCTGATCCCGAGGCCCTCTGGATGGCCTCACGGTCTATTGGAGCGGATCCTGCAGGCTGTGTCGTAGTGGGTGATTTCGTCTATGATCTGCTTGGGGCCCGAAGAGCTGGTATGAGAGGCCTTTTGGTGGAACATCCCGCAGCTAAGTGGGATCATTGGGCGGATGCTCGATTTGATCGGATGCTCGATTTGGCGGCCTGTTTGGAGAGAGATGCTCCCTTGATTCCCTGGGAATATCACGCTGTGGTTCGGGAGAAGGGGAATTCGTGGTTATCGGCTTCGTGGGCTCTCTCTGTTTGTCTCCCCTCTCCTCTGTCCGCAGAGGGCCTTTCGTTGGCTCTGAAGTTGGCAGCCCTGGGAGTTGGCCGCTTCACTGCATCGCCGGAGCCCCTCCCCTTGGCTGCTTGGCACTCTATAGGATGGCTGGACGCTGCGAATTTGGATCAACCGCAGTTTCAGGTTTTGGACTCGGTCCTCAGGCGTCGTTTCCCTTTGGTTTTTGTTGAAGCGTGGGATGGGAAAGGTATTCCTCTGGCGTCCTTTGGAAATGATCTCGTTCGGGGGATGGAGGCACGATTCGTATGACCTGTTGGGAAATCCCTCTAGCGGAGAGAATGCGGCCGGTCTCTTTGGATCAGTATCAAGGTCACCTGTCCATTTTAGGGCCGGGAGCCTCTCTTCGTGCGATGCTCAAGGAGGGCGTGGTCCCCTCGTGTATTCTCTACGGTCCTCCTGGGATTGGCAAAACGGCCCTGGTTCGTCTCATGGCCTCCGTTACGGAACGGGATCTTTTGGAGATCAACGCGGTCTCGGCCAATGTCTCTCAGCTCAGGGCGCTGGTGGAACGTGGGGCTCAGTTCAAGGCCATGACTGGCCGTGGTGCGATTGCTTTCGTTGACGAGATATACCACCTCAACAAAGGACAACAAAACGCCCTTCTTCCTGCGGTGGAGAGGGGCGATGTCGTTTTGGTGGGGGCCACCACCGAGAATCCCTGGTTCGAGATCAACAAAACCCTGCTCTCTCGGCTGC
The genomic region above belongs to Dethiosulfovibrio peptidovorans and contains:
- a CDS encoding phosphoglycolate phosphatase encodes the protein MAAVPQWHPLKSSGFIFDWDGVLARTNLDFSKIYAKYFDGRFVEILAEMPLLAPEKQRSLSQDIRDLEMAAAAQATAVRGCMDVLHILADRSIPWAVVSRNCREAMELAARSMGFTLPDATFHRDSGPVKPDPEALWMASRSIGADPAGCVVVGDFVYDLLGARRAGMRGLLVEHPAAKWDHWADARFDRMLDLAACLERDAPLIPWEYHAVVREKGNSWLSASWALSVCLPSPLSAEGLSLALKLAALGVGRFTASPEPLPLAAWHSIGWLDAANLDQPQFQVLDSVLRRRFPLVFVEAWDGKGIPLASFGNDLVRGMEARFV